In Halomarina salina, one DNA window encodes the following:
- a CDS encoding GcvT family protein, which translates to MNPTESLPTDASTVVVGAGIVGCNVAYQLTALGREDVVVVDQGPMPTTGGSSTHAPGIMFQTAEEKILTKFADYSRQLYSTLEGADGEQAYREVGGIEVARSDERMDFLQRRVENALAWGIDEPQVLGPEEVVEHLPLVDPEAIQGGYYSPTDGQASGVVACDALAREAMDRGATFVPHTRTEDVEVGADGVEAVVTERGRIECDEVVVATNIWARQLGETLGVHLPVAPVEHQYTMTEPLAELADNAVDVTDHPLYENYENVSGEKAERLLAAPDRPILRDQDNAMYYRTHGDSYGIGSYNHDPVVPNPEELGGNDPDGNQASVHDFTERFMNEATHPDRPDKAPRQASDELIPATAGKDLEFKYNGMFAESPNGLPVMGPVEGYDGLWTAAAIWITHAGGAGKALAEWMVNGTPRLPDGPIDLAHADVNRFDEHEGSWEFTRDIGGEQYRIVYNVMHPKWVWEDTQRDIRRTPMYHVHEEYDAELWAEAGWEVPQWFESNADLLEEFGDRIPDQEGWEATYWSPLEGAEALNVRENVGLHDMTSFNKIEIVGPDAGEFVQRLCTNDMAIDVGQVRYTLMCNESGGVRADVTVTRTDEDRYLLLTTGREVGNNHVAWVREHAPAGVVVTDVTSSLAAMVCTGPNARDVLSEVTDVDLSDDAFPFFTSQECFVRNVPVTALRVSYAGELGWELYTPSEYGETLWRYLLEAGEDHGLRPYGNGALNALRIEKGFRLWGVDLDTEQNPYETGLGWAVDLDTDFIGKEAVAAAADGDRSKRVACMTLDDPEAVVLADRPVLDGDDPVGYVHSAEYGYTVGACVAYTYLPPEYAEPGTELDVRYEGDRYAATVREEPLVD; encoded by the coding sequence GCTCGAAGGGGCCGACGGTGAACAGGCGTACCGCGAGGTCGGTGGCATCGAGGTCGCCCGGAGCGACGAGCGCATGGACTTCCTCCAGCGCCGCGTCGAGAACGCGCTGGCGTGGGGTATCGACGAACCACAGGTGCTCGGCCCGGAGGAGGTGGTCGAGCACCTCCCGCTGGTCGACCCCGAGGCGATTCAGGGGGGGTACTACTCCCCGACCGACGGTCAGGCGTCGGGCGTCGTCGCCTGCGACGCGCTCGCTCGGGAGGCGATGGACCGGGGTGCGACGTTCGTCCCCCACACGCGAACCGAGGACGTCGAGGTCGGAGCCGACGGGGTCGAGGCGGTCGTCACCGAGCGCGGCCGCATCGAGTGCGACGAGGTGGTCGTCGCGACGAACATCTGGGCACGCCAGCTGGGCGAGACGTTGGGCGTCCACCTGCCCGTCGCACCGGTCGAACACCAGTACACGATGACCGAACCGCTCGCGGAGCTCGCCGACAACGCCGTCGACGTCACCGACCACCCGCTGTACGAGAACTACGAGAACGTCTCGGGCGAGAAGGCCGAGCGACTGCTCGCGGCTCCCGACCGGCCCATCCTCCGCGACCAGGACAACGCGATGTACTACCGGACGCACGGGGACTCCTACGGTATCGGATCGTACAACCACGACCCGGTCGTCCCGAACCCCGAGGAGCTCGGCGGCAACGACCCCGACGGCAACCAGGCGTCGGTACACGACTTCACCGAGCGGTTCATGAACGAGGCGACACATCCCGACCGCCCGGACAAGGCACCGCGCCAGGCGAGCGACGAACTCATCCCCGCGACGGCCGGGAAGGACCTGGAGTTCAAGTACAACGGGATGTTCGCGGAGTCGCCCAACGGCCTCCCCGTCATGGGTCCCGTCGAGGGGTACGACGGGCTCTGGACGGCCGCAGCCATCTGGATTACACACGCGGGCGGGGCGGGGAAGGCCCTCGCGGAGTGGATGGTCAACGGCACGCCCAGACTCCCCGACGGTCCCATCGACCTCGCACACGCCGACGTCAACCGGTTCGACGAGCACGAGGGGAGCTGGGAGTTCACCCGCGACATCGGCGGCGAGCAGTACCGTATCGTCTACAACGTCATGCACCCGAAGTGGGTCTGGGAGGACACGCAGCGGGACATTCGGCGGACGCCGATGTACCACGTCCACGAGGAGTACGACGCCGAACTGTGGGCTGAGGCCGGGTGGGAGGTCCCCCAGTGGTTCGAGTCGAACGCCGACCTCCTCGAGGAGTTCGGCGACCGCATCCCCGACCAAGAAGGGTGGGAGGCGACGTACTGGTCCCCGCTCGAAGGCGCGGAGGCGCTGAACGTCCGGGAGAACGTCGGGCTCCACGACATGACCTCGTTCAACAAGATCGAGATCGTCGGCCCGGACGCCGGCGAGTTCGTCCAGCGCCTCTGTACGAACGACATGGCCATCGACGTCGGGCAGGTGCGCTACACGCTCATGTGCAACGAGTCCGGCGGCGTCCGTGCGGACGTCACCGTCACCCGGACCGACGAGGACCGATATCTCCTGCTGACGACCGGTCGCGAGGTGGGGAACAACCACGTCGCGTGGGTGCGCGAACACGCCCCGGCGGGCGTCGTCGTCACCGACGTCACCTCCAGCCTCGCCGCGATGGTCTGTACCGGCCCGAACGCTCGCGACGTCCTCTCTGAGGTCACGGACGTCGACCTCTCGGACGATGCGTTCCCGTTCTTCACGAGTCAGGAGTGCTTCGTCAGGAACGTGCCCGTGACCGCTCTGCGCGTCTCCTACGCCGGCGAACTCGGCTGGGAGCTGTACACCCCCTCGGAGTACGGCGAGACGCTCTGGCGGTACCTGCTGGAGGCGGGCGAGGACCACGGACTCCGACCCTACGGCAACGGCGCGCTGAACGCGCTGCGCATCGAGAAGGGGTTCCGGCTGTGGGGCGTCGACCTCGACACCGAGCAGAACCCCTACGAGACGGGACTGGGGTGGGCCGTGGACCTCGACACCGACTTCATCGGGAAGGAGGCCGTCGCGGCGGCCGCCGACGGCGACCGCTCGAAGCGGGTCGCCTGCATGACGCTGGACGACCCGGAGGCCGTCGTCCTCGCCGACCGGCCCGTCCTCGACGGCGACGACCCCGTCGGCTACGTCCACAGCGCGGAGTACGGCTACACCGTCGGGGCCTGTGTCGCCTACACCTACCTCCCGCCCGAGTACGCCGAGCCGGGGACCGAACTCGACGTGCGCTACGAGGGCGACCGGTACGCGGCGACCGTCCGCGAGGAACCGCTCGTCGACTGA
- a CDS encoding GcvT family protein — protein MSSGELPSSAETVIVGSGAVGCSVAYHLSELGAQDVVVVDQGPLPVTGGSSVHAPGIMFQTSPSKVQTKAAHYTSRLFSEMGVYDEVGGIEVARSDERMDFLQRRVENARSYGLPDPQLLGPEEVVEHLPLVDSDEILGGYYSPTDGRVDGIGALQWYIEHSDATFYGDTEVTDLVVEGGTIRAVETDRGRIDCERCVVATNNWGYQTGRLAGIDLPIAPVEHQYVVTEPLDELSEYGSSVGDNTTDLDVPGNRDIQEFMSEAPTQPVGRDQDHSLYFRNHGDALGMGSYNHESLPVDPETMGANSEDRQASVREFSRRHWERATHPDRDTSAKQAFDELLPASVDAEYAVTENGIFVFTPDGMPAVGPTAQVEDLWSALAIWWTHSGGYGRLVAEWMENDVPRLPSGPVDVGGIHVRRFAPHTGEKGYFVDRGSTRYRQVYSIVEPRWQPEDHRGLRRSPFYDQQRELGANFVQSGGWESAQWYESNADLVERYAEEISEQDGWESINRSPIEGAEHLHTRDAVSMFDMTSFSSIVVEGPDSGAFLQRTCSNDVDIDVGQVRYSLLLNEGGGILADVTVVRLDDERYMVTTGGGNSPGIHGTWLRERAPDTVSVTVEEGARSTVGLWGPKARLLLQRCTDADISNGGLPYFRAKRLYVGEVPVVALRVSYVGELGYELWAPVEYGQRLWETLWEAGRDLDVRPMGGGALESMRLEKGYRLWGTDIDTDANPFEAGLPFAVDLDTDFVGKAALEEARESGVESRITPITLDDSTDILSSGRPVLHDDGEAVGYVQAADFGYSIGESIAYTYLPSEVAEAGTAVQVLCEGVTYDATVRDEPLFDPGRDRILR, from the coding sequence ATGAGTTCTGGCGAGCTTCCATCCAGTGCCGAGACCGTCATCGTCGGTAGCGGGGCGGTCGGGTGTAGTGTCGCGTACCACCTCTCGGAACTCGGTGCGCAGGACGTGGTCGTCGTCGACCAGGGACCGCTGCCGGTGACCGGCGGGTCGTCGGTCCACGCGCCGGGCATCATGTTCCAGACGTCGCCCTCGAAAGTGCAGACGAAGGCGGCTCACTACACGAGTCGACTGTTCTCGGAGATGGGCGTGTACGACGAGGTGGGCGGTATCGAGGTCGCTCGGAGCGACGAGCGCATGGACTTCCTCCAGCGCCGCGTCGAGAACGCACGCTCGTACGGATTGCCGGACCCGCAGTTGCTCGGCCCCGAGGAGGTGGTCGAGCACCTCCCGCTGGTCGATTCCGACGAGATTCTCGGCGGCTACTACTCGCCGACCGACGGTCGCGTCGACGGTATCGGTGCCCTCCAGTGGTACATCGAGCACTCGGACGCGACGTTCTACGGCGACACCGAGGTGACCGACCTCGTGGTCGAGGGTGGGACGATTCGAGCGGTCGAGACCGACCGTGGACGCATCGACTGCGAGCGGTGCGTCGTCGCGACGAACAACTGGGGCTACCAGACGGGCCGTCTCGCGGGTATCGACCTCCCCATCGCCCCGGTCGAACACCAGTACGTCGTCACCGAACCGCTCGACGAACTGTCCGAGTACGGCAGTTCCGTGGGCGACAACACCACCGACCTCGACGTGCCGGGGAACCGCGACATCCAGGAGTTCATGAGCGAAGCCCCCACGCAACCCGTGGGCCGCGACCAGGACCACTCGCTGTACTTCCGCAACCACGGCGACGCCCTCGGGATGGGGTCGTACAACCACGAGTCGCTCCCGGTCGACCCCGAGACGATGGGGGCGAACAGCGAGGACCGCCAGGCGTCGGTCCGGGAGTTCTCCCGACGACACTGGGAGCGGGCGACCCACCCCGACCGGGACACGTCGGCGAAGCAGGCGTTCGACGAACTGCTGCCCGCCAGCGTCGACGCCGAGTACGCCGTGACCGAGAACGGCATCTTCGTCTTCACGCCGGACGGGATGCCCGCCGTCGGACCGACCGCACAGGTCGAGGACCTCTGGAGCGCGCTCGCCATCTGGTGGACCCACTCCGGGGGGTACGGTCGCCTGGTCGCCGAGTGGATGGAGAACGACGTCCCGCGCCTCCCGTCGGGGCCGGTCGACGTCGGCGGTATCCACGTCCGCCGGTTCGCACCGCACACCGGGGAGAAGGGGTACTTCGTCGACCGGGGTTCGACCCGGTATCGGCAGGTCTACTCCATCGTCGAACCGCGGTGGCAACCCGAGGACCACCGCGGCCTCCGACGGAGTCCGTTCTACGACCAGCAACGCGAGTTGGGTGCGAACTTCGTCCAGAGCGGCGGGTGGGAGAGCGCCCAGTGGTACGAGTCGAACGCCGACCTCGTCGAACGGTACGCCGAGGAGATTTCCGAGCAGGACGGGTGGGAGTCCATCAACCGGTCGCCCATCGAGGGGGCGGAGCACCTCCACACCCGCGACGCGGTGTCGATGTTCGACATGACCTCGTTCAGTTCCATCGTCGTCGAGGGGCCGGACAGCGGGGCGTTCCTCCAGCGCACGTGTAGCAACGACGTGGACATCGACGTCGGACAGGTCCGCTACTCGCTGCTGTTGAACGAGGGCGGCGGCATCCTCGCCGACGTCACCGTCGTCCGACTGGACGACGAGCGGTACATGGTGACGACGGGCGGGGGGAACTCGCCGGGCATCCACGGTACCTGGCTGAGGGAACGCGCTCCGGACACGGTCTCGGTCACCGTCGAGGAGGGCGCGAGGTCGACGGTCGGCCTGTGGGGACCGAAGGCGCGGCTCCTGTTGCAGCGCTGTACCGACGCCGACATCTCGAACGGAGGTCTGCCGTACTTCCGGGCGAAGCGGCTCTACGTCGGCGAGGTGCCCGTCGTCGCACTGCGGGTCTCGTACGTCGGGGAACTCGGCTACGAACTGTGGGCACCGGTCGAGTACGGCCAGCGCCTCTGGGAGACGCTGTGGGAGGCGGGTCGTGACCTCGACGTCCGACCGATGGGCGGTGGTGCCCTCGAATCGATGCGACTGGAGAAGGGCTATCGACTGTGGGGGACCGACATCGACACCGACGCGAACCCGTTCGAAGCCGGTCTCCCGTTCGCCGTCGACCTGGACACCGACTTCGTCGGGAAGGCGGCGCTGGAGGAGGCCCGCGAATCGGGCGTCGAGAGCCGAATCACCCCCATCACGCTCGACGACTCGACGGACATCCTGTCGAGCGGGCGTCCCGTCTTACACGACGACGGCGAGGCCGTCGGCTACGTCCAGGCGGCGGACTTCGGCTACTCCATCGGGGAGTCCATCGCCTACACCTACCTCCCGAGCGAGGTGGCCGAGGCGGGGACGGCCGTCCAGGTCCTCTGTGAGGGGGTGACCTACGACGCGACCGTCCGCGACGAACCGCTGTTCGACCCCGGACGGGACCGTATCCTGCGATAA
- the ilvA gene encoding threonine ammonia-lyase translates to MPPTDATDAPDLPVTYRDIERARDRLDDDTVVKQTPVETSTSLGALVDAEVFLKMEHLQWTGSFKTRGAYNKICQDTDRGVESFVAASAGNHAQGVALAATKCGASSTIYMPETAPQAKVDATRSYGATVELVGKDFQETMAHAKAAVEETDAEFVHAYDDPDIIAGQGTLGTELYHGCPHIDTVVVPIGGGGLISGVSTAIKHLSPDTRVVGVQATGAETVHESLEKGMPVTLDEVDTIADGIATGGISETTLRIIERNVDEVVTVTDTEIAQAILLLLERAKQVVEGAGAASVAAILSDSLDVSGETVVPLLCGGNLDMTRLQTVLVHALTARQQILRLRIRIDDRPGTLQDIAGTIASFGANIHDVRHDRSVDDLEIGEAYLVFRVETSGESHAAAIVEAVESSGYSVENIATTLET, encoded by the coding sequence ATGCCACCGACCGACGCCACCGACGCACCCGACCTGCCCGTGACGTACCGGGACATCGAACGAGCACGCGACCGCCTCGACGACGACACCGTGGTCAAACAGACCCCCGTCGAGACGAGTACGTCACTCGGTGCGCTGGTCGACGCGGAGGTGTTCCTCAAGATGGAGCATCTCCAGTGGACGGGGTCGTTCAAGACCAGAGGCGCGTACAACAAGATCTGTCAGGACACCGACCGTGGCGTCGAGTCGTTCGTCGCCGCGAGTGCCGGAAACCACGCGCAGGGGGTCGCCCTCGCCGCGACGAAGTGCGGGGCGTCGTCGACCATCTACATGCCGGAGACCGCACCGCAGGCGAAGGTCGACGCCACGCGAAGCTACGGGGCGACGGTCGAACTCGTCGGGAAGGACTTCCAGGAGACGATGGCGCACGCCAAGGCGGCCGTCGAGGAGACCGACGCCGAGTTCGTCCACGCCTACGACGACCCGGACATCATCGCCGGACAGGGGACGCTCGGCACCGAACTGTACCACGGCTGTCCGCACATCGACACGGTGGTCGTCCCCATCGGCGGCGGCGGCCTCATCAGCGGTGTCTCGACGGCCATCAAGCACCTCTCGCCGGACACTCGCGTCGTCGGCGTTCAGGCCACGGGTGCGGAGACGGTCCACGAGAGCCTCGAGAAGGGGATGCCGGTCACCCTCGACGAGGTGGACACCATCGCCGACGGCATCGCCACGGGCGGCATCAGCGAGACGACCCTGCGCATCATCGAGCGGAACGTCGACGAGGTCGTCACCGTCACGGACACCGAGATAGCGCAGGCCATCCTGCTGCTCCTGGAGCGGGCCAAGCAGGTCGTCGAGGGGGCGGGCGCGGCGTCGGTCGCCGCGATACTGAGCGACTCGCTCGACGTGTCGGGCGAGACCGTCGTCCCCCTCCTCTGCGGCGGGAACCTCGACATGACGAGACTCCAGACTGTGTTGGTTCACGCCCTGACCGCCCGCCAGCAGATACTCAGACTCCGGATCCGGATCGACGACCGGCCGGGGACGCTGCAGGACATCGCCGGGACCATCGCCTCGTTCGGGGCGAACATCCACGACGTGCGCCACGACCGGTCGGTCGACGACCTCGAGATCGGCGAGGCGTATCTGGTCTTCAGGGTCGAGACGAGCGGGGAGAGCCACGCGGCGGCCATCGTCGAGGCGGTCGAATCCAGCGGCTATAGCGTCGAGAACATCGCGACGACCCTCGAGACGTAG
- a CDS encoding universal stress protein — translation MYQHILIPYDGSEEGLRGATHGIELASAVGATAHALYVIDLPGVPRALSLRDDEEQLREEYNAYADKILDQIQEVAAEHGVECETDRRSGSVAEEISDYAEENDMDVIVLASAYRGRIGTLLGGTTDKVVRTATVPVLTQRMGYDEI, via the coding sequence ATGTACCAACATATACTGATACCCTACGACGGGAGTGAAGAGGGGCTTCGAGGAGCGACGCACGGTATCGAACTCGCGAGTGCGGTGGGTGCGACGGCCCACGCGCTGTACGTCATCGACCTGCCGGGGGTACCCCGTGCCCTGTCGCTTCGTGACGACGAGGAGCAACTCAGAGAGGAGTACAACGCGTACGCGGACAAGATCCTCGACCAGATACAGGAGGTGGCGGCGGAACACGGCGTCGAGTGCGAGACCGACCGTCGAAGCGGGTCGGTCGCCGAGGAGATCTCCGACTACGCCGAGGAGAACGATATGGACGTCATCGTACTGGCGTCGGCGTACCGCGGCCGAATCGGGACGCTCCTCGGGGGGACGACGGACAAGGTGGTGCGGACGGCGACGGTACCGGTCCTCACACAGCGGATGGGCTACGACGAGATCTGA
- a CDS encoding BCCT family transporter, with translation MADKSDATGEMSEGLQVELFHPDSDRKPGDTNYQGYGFDVHPIVFPVALLIIGVFVAVTILLGEGAGEMYSAVRSFFETTFGWFFLLAVNIFIVTILYFAFSKYGKIRIGGVEARKEFSDFSWMAMLFSAGMGIGLMFFSVVEPVFYFNSPPGFFGAEAGTGAAASAAMAQTFFHWGFHPWAIYGLVGLGLAFFSFNRGLPLTFRSIFWPLLGDRIYGWPGHVIDLVTVFATLFGLATSLGLGVAQVNGGLAYVSGDAVLGVASIPQTTLIQVLLIAGITLIATASVAAGLDSGVKRLSTLNLYLMLTLLGFLLVVGPTVYIFGTWVQGLGTYFGNLLSLSFFTGAQGSGGDIVQGWTIFYWAWWIAWSPFVGMFIARISKGRTVREFVIGVLFLPSMFSTIWLSTFGGSALNNALAGGAVQTQYNALEYGVFETLGMFIALNQYPLGAISGILATLLVITFFVTSSDSGSLVIDHLTSGGKHDVPRAQRIFWALTEGGVAALLLWGGGLNALQTASIATGFPFAVILLLMCYTVYLGLNNEYEILESEEFAERIQDVTRRDEVDVVSSGSDVVTDVSGGGSGAEGSD, from the coding sequence ATGGCGGATAAATCCGATGCGACGGGGGAGATGTCCGAGGGGCTCCAGGTGGAACTGTTCCACCCGGACTCCGACCGGAAGCCGGGCGACACGAACTACCAGGGCTACGGGTTCGACGTCCACCCGATCGTGTTCCCGGTGGCACTACTGATAATCGGCGTGTTCGTCGCGGTGACGATCCTGCTGGGTGAGGGTGCAGGGGAGATGTACAGCGCGGTCAGATCGTTCTTCGAGACGACGTTCGGGTGGTTCTTCCTGCTGGCGGTGAACATCTTCATCGTCACCATCCTCTACTTCGCGTTCAGCAAGTACGGGAAGATTCGAATCGGTGGGGTGGAGGCGAGAAAGGAGTTCAGCGACTTCTCGTGGATGGCGATGCTGTTCAGCGCCGGCATGGGCATCGGGCTCATGTTCTTCAGCGTCGTCGAGCCGGTGTTCTACTTCAACAGTCCGCCGGGCTTCTTCGGGGCGGAGGCCGGAACCGGTGCGGCCGCCTCCGCCGCGATGGCACAGACGTTCTTCCACTGGGGGTTCCACCCGTGGGCCATCTACGGCCTCGTCGGGTTGGGGCTCGCGTTCTTCTCGTTCAACCGGGGGCTGCCGCTGACCTTCCGGTCGATCTTCTGGCCGCTGCTCGGTGACCGCATCTACGGCTGGCCGGGCCACGTCATCGACCTGGTGACGGTGTTCGCGACGCTGTTCGGTCTCGCGACGTCGCTCGGACTGGGCGTGGCGCAGGTCAACGGTGGTCTCGCGTACGTCAGCGGTGACGCGGTCCTCGGTGTGGCATCGATTCCCCAGACGACGTTGATTCAGGTGCTGCTCATCGCCGGAATCACCCTCATCGCGACGGCGTCCGTCGCGGCGGGGCTCGACAGCGGGGTCAAGCGCCTGAGCACGCTGAACCTCTACCTGATGCTCACGCTGCTGGGGTTCCTGCTCGTCGTGGGACCGACGGTGTACATCTTCGGCACGTGGGTCCAGGGGCTGGGGACCTACTTCGGCAACCTGCTCTCGCTGTCGTTCTTCACCGGCGCGCAGGGGTCGGGAGGAGACATCGTCCAGGGGTGGACGATCTTCTACTGGGCGTGGTGGATCGCGTGGTCGCCGTTCGTCGGCATGTTCATCGCGCGCATCTCGAAGGGGCGAACGGTCCGTGAGTTCGTCATCGGCGTGCTGTTCCTGCCCAGCATGTTCTCGACCATCTGGCTGTCGACGTTCGGTGGGAGTGCGCTGAACAACGCGCTCGCCGGCGGTGCCGTCCAGACGCAGTACAACGCGCTCGAGTACGGCGTGTTCGAGACGCTCGGCATGTTCATCGCGCTGAACCAGTACCCGCTCGGTGCCATCTCGGGCATCCTCGCCACACTGCTCGTCATCACGTTCTTCGTCACGTCGTCGGACTCGGGGTCGCTGGTCATCGACCACCTGACCTCCGGGGGCAAACACGACGTGCCACGTGCCCAGCGCATCTTCTGGGCGCTGACCGAGGGGGGCGTCGCGGCACTCCTGCTGTGGGGTGGCGGTCTCAACGCGTTGCAGACCGCCTCCATCGCGACCGGCTTCCCGTTCGCGGTCATCCTGCTGTTGATGTGCTACACGGTGTATCTGGGGCTCAACAACGAGTACGAGATCCTGGAGTCCGAAGAGTTCGCCGAACGCATCCAGGACGTCACCAGGCGTGACGAGGTCGACGTGGTGTCGAGCGGCAGCGACGTGGTGACCGACGTCTCGGGAGGTGGTTCCGGCGCGGAAGGCAGCGACTGA
- a CDS encoding formate--tetrahydrofolate ligase, with translation MSSPDEVAGPLPTDYEIAQATEMEPIWELVEPWGLGLDDLQYFGSYTAKVKHDAIDRLREQAEERPRNLVLVTGMTPTPKGEGKTVTTVGLGQTLNHIGEEAMIAIREPSLGPVFGVKGGAAGGGRSQVLPMEEINLHFTGDLHALTSAHNLIAAMLDAKIAQGNDLDIDVNDVSWPRAIDMNDRVLRETVVGLGGKTGGTPRENQFLLTAASELMAVLCMASGLADLKERVARIIVAYDGEGDPVTVNDIEATGAVTMLLRDAIKPNVVQTIEGTPAFVHGGPFANIAHGTNSLMADKAAFGMADYLVTEAGFGSDLGAEKFLNIVCRLGEMEPNAVVLVSSVRALKYHGENMWPADYDDIDAAGTGAVERGLENLDKHVENLQKFGVPVVVAVNRFPDDADEEVQVVLDHCRDDLDVPAAESTVFEEGSEGGVDLAERVVEAVESGEAEYAPLYEDEDSIKEKIHTVATEVYGADGVKYTGGADRDIERMEDLGFGDFPVCLSKTFHSLSDDASKKGAPTGWELEIREVYPSAGAGFLVALTGDVLTLPGLPSDPAAAGMDIDADGNISGLF, from the coding sequence ATGTCATCACCAGACGAGGTAGCGGGGCCGCTCCCGACGGACTACGAGATCGCACAGGCGACCGAGATGGAACCGATCTGGGAGCTGGTCGAGCCGTGGGGGCTTGGACTCGACGACCTCCAGTACTTCGGCTCGTACACGGCGAAGGTGAAACACGACGCCATCGACCGGCTTCGAGAGCAGGCCGAAGAGCGGCCCCGGAACCTCGTGCTTGTGACCGGGATGACGCCGACGCCGAAGGGTGAGGGGAAGACCGTGACGACGGTCGGTCTCGGTCAGACGCTGAACCACATCGGCGAGGAGGCGATGATAGCGATTCGGGAACCCTCGCTCGGGCCGGTGTTCGGCGTCAAGGGCGGGGCAGCGGGCGGCGGCCGGTCGCAGGTCCTCCCGATGGAGGAGATCAACCTCCACTTCACGGGCGACCTGCACGCGCTCACCTCGGCGCACAACCTCATCGCGGCGATGCTCGACGCGAAGATAGCGCAGGGCAACGACCTCGACATCGACGTCAACGATGTCTCCTGGCCGCGAGCCATCGACATGAACGACCGCGTGCTCAGGGAGACGGTCGTCGGTCTCGGCGGGAAGACCGGCGGGACGCCGCGGGAGAACCAGTTCCTGCTCACCGCGGCGTCGGAGCTGATGGCCGTCCTCTGCATGGCGAGCGGGCTGGCCGACCTCAAAGAGCGCGTCGCACGCATCATCGTCGCCTACGACGGCGAGGGGGACCCGGTGACGGTCAACGACATCGAGGCCACGGGCGCGGTGACGATGCTGCTTCGGGACGCCATCAAGCCGAACGTCGTCCAGACCATCGAGGGAACACCGGCCTTCGTCCACGGCGGTCCCTTCGCGAACATCGCCCACGGCACCAACTCGCTGATGGCCGACAAGGCCGCGTTCGGGATGGCCGACTACCTCGTCACCGAGGCCGGGTTCGGCTCCGACCTCGGAGCCGAGAAGTTCCTGAACATCGTCTGTCGACTCGGCGAGATGGAACCCAACGCCGTCGTCCTCGTCTCGTCGGTCCGGGCGCTGAAGTACCACGGCGAGAACATGTGGCCCGCCGACTACGACGACATCGACGCCGCCGGAACCGGTGCGGTCGAGCGCGGGCTGGAGAACCTCGACAAACACGTCGAGAACCTCCAGAAGTTCGGCGTCCCCGTCGTGGTCGCCGTCAACCGCTTCCCCGACGACGCGGACGAGGAGGTGCAGGTCGTCCTCGACCACTGTCGCGACGACCTCGACGTCCCCGCCGCGGAGTCGACCGTCTTCGAGGAGGGGAGCGAGGGCGGCGTCGACCTCGCAGAACGCGTCGTCGAGGCAGTCGAGAGTGGAGAGGCGGAGTACGCGCCGCTGTACGAGGACGAGGACTCCATCAAGGAGAAGATACACACCGTCGCGACCGAGGTGTACGGCGCGGACGGCGTGAAGTACACCGGCGGTGCCGACCGGGACATCGAGCGGATGGAGGACCTGGGGTTCGGCGACTTCCCGGTCTGTCTGTCGAAGACGTTCCACTCGCTGAGCGACGACGCGAGCAAGAAGGGCGCGCCGACCGGGTGGGAACTCGAGATTCGCGAGGTGTACCCCTCGGCGGGCGCGGGGTTCCTCGTCGCACTCACCGGCGACGTCCTGACCCTCCCCGGTCTGCCGAGCGACCCCGCCGCCGCGGGGATGGACATCGACGCCGACGGGAACATCTCGGGCCTGTTCTGA